A part of Paenibacillus sp. 481 genomic DNA contains:
- a CDS encoding RAMP superfamily CRISPR-associated protein has protein sequence MNKAITYYFTIRAISPVYFGDSEKGSVVKNWKGEPIVLGNALGGALRDYVQRILQSLNKDGQEQDRKKVEELIYGSLGGQRKGSSTLEESSIYISDGHIHYAELGKKEGTAIDPQYGSAKDQHKYTLEYLPIGTEIHFRIECDVLLDRETETAKEEQQLRVQDFHTMIGTWAKGIATQQLLLGGQKSNGFGRFELIELQRVEFALNSKDALDEYIFRRESAERTPIDWQALAQLETKQEQVQVISFFMSGYFPYGVYQSFNLDKNRVKQERELTGLQTRQSGYYMPATSLKGLMRNEVALLIKRMLMDEPIDADELNNKVNAKCAEWFGSLNQRGKVVFSDIEFENSKLVQMERPKQKDENGAEPDKHPVYIKIDRLTGGGYSKALKHQQEVQGAATIRFELVKGVNSGPEEEEGFIFPLVYVLRRIGAGHVPLGGRTVIGLGQFAADKVKIEIGQNCTEIETTEALTEQSKAWLKQHFEDFKGWCKK, from the coding sequence GTGAATAAGGCGATAACGTACTATTTTACGATTCGAGCGATTTCTCCTGTTTATTTTGGTGACAGTGAAAAAGGATCGGTGGTGAAAAATTGGAAAGGAGAGCCGATTGTGTTAGGCAATGCACTTGGTGGGGCACTAAGGGATTATGTTCAGCGAATTTTGCAATCTTTGAATAAGGATGGACAGGAACAAGATAGGAAAAAGGTAGAGGAATTGATCTATGGAAGTTTAGGCGGTCAAAGGAAAGGTTCTTCTACGCTTGAGGAGAGTAGCATTTATATTAGTGACGGACATATTCATTACGCTGAGCTTGGCAAAAAGGAAGGAACGGCAATTGACCCGCAATATGGATCAGCAAAAGATCAGCATAAATATACGTTAGAGTATTTACCGATAGGGACAGAAATTCATTTTCGAATTGAATGTGATGTTTTGTTAGATAGAGAGACAGAGACAGCCAAAGAGGAGCAACAATTGCGTGTACAAGATTTTCATACCATGATTGGCACTTGGGCAAAAGGAATTGCCACTCAACAACTACTGCTAGGCGGTCAAAAAAGCAACGGCTTCGGCAGGTTTGAGCTAATAGAGCTGCAAAGGGTAGAGTTTGCACTGAACAGCAAGGATGCGCTGGATGAGTATATTTTTCGGCGTGAAAGTGCAGAGCGTACACCCATTGACTGGCAGGCGTTAGCACAACTAGAAACCAAGCAAGAACAAGTTCAAGTAATCTCGTTCTTCATGTCGGGCTATTTTCCATATGGGGTTTATCAGAGCTTTAACTTAGATAAAAATCGAGTGAAACAGGAGCGTGAATTGACGGGCTTGCAGACTAGACAAAGTGGCTATTACATGCCTGCTACCAGTCTGAAAGGTCTGATGAGGAATGAAGTTGCTTTGTTAATCAAGCGTATGCTCATGGATGAACCTATAGATGCCGACGAATTGAATAACAAAGTGAATGCAAAATGTGCGGAATGGTTCGGCAGTTTGAATCAGAGAGGTAAAGTCGTATTTTCCGATATCGAATTTGAAAACAGTAAGCTTGTACAAATGGAGAGGCCTAAACAGAAAGACGAAAATGGTGCTGAGCCAGATAAACATCCCGTCTATATTAAAATTGATCGCTTAACAGGCGGGGGGTATTCCAAAGCCTTGAAACATCAGCAAGAAGTTCAGGGGGCAGCTACTATTCGGTTTGAGCTTGTAAAAGGTGTGAACAGCGGGCCAGAGGAGGAAGAAGGATTTATTTTTCCATTGGTGTATGTGCTGCGTAGAATAGGAGCGGGTCATGTTCCACTCGGTGGTAGAACTGTAATTGGCCTAGGGCAATTCGCGGCAGATAAAGTCAAAATTGAAATCGGTCAAAACTGTACGGAGATTGAAACGACCGAGGCGTTAACGGAACAAAGCAAGGCATGGTTGAAGCAGCATTTTGAGGACTTTAAAGGGTGGTGCAAGAAGTGA
- a CDS encoding serine hydrolase domain-containing protein, translating to MFLTKEISDQFNPVIEHVERTQRAIQCSGAAIMVIHRDKVVAETYWGQHSPTSDARAIQADSQFHVASVRKSYIGFAVAYAIHHGYISSIDAPVSDYIPSLHALVIKGTTIRHLLTHTHGLNIENGEMVREFPPGESWSYRGVGVDLLCDIVYTTTGKSVSQILAEEVFEPLEFKETGWYAVPQENFVDTVRDPNNPHWGTFESTNGDKMNMYVSARELGRWGYFHLQGGNVLGGQVVSPKIIEMATSFQSPVLNDIDLPQNGFLWFVKEHSAKRHEIGEMIPAESYQILGYSGVTLLVIPKYETVVVRMFNGWGSPSGFDYLANVREFGDGVMRCLK from the coding sequence ATGTTCTTGACTAAAGAGATTTCGGATCAATTCAATCCAGTAATTGAACATGTGGAACGAACCCAACGAGCAATTCAATGTTCTGGTGCTGCCATTATGGTCATCCATCGAGACAAAGTGGTTGCTGAAACGTATTGGGGCCAACACTCTCCGACCAGTGATGCAAGAGCCATACAAGCGGACTCTCAATTTCATGTGGCATCTGTTCGAAAAAGTTACATCGGTTTCGCTGTTGCTTACGCCATCCATCATGGATATATATCATCCATCGACGCGCCAGTGTCGGATTATATCCCTTCCTTACATGCACTTGTCATTAAAGGAACTACCATTAGACATTTACTGACACATACCCATGGCTTGAACATTGAAAATGGAGAAATGGTACGAGAGTTCCCACCAGGTGAAAGCTGGTCATACCGCGGGGTTGGCGTTGATTTGCTATGCGATATTGTATATACAACAACGGGGAAGTCTGTCTCACAAATTTTAGCTGAAGAAGTATTTGAACCTTTGGAATTCAAGGAAACGGGTTGGTATGCGGTCCCACAGGAAAATTTCGTTGACACAGTCAGAGATCCGAATAATCCGCATTGGGGAACGTTTGAAAGTACTAACGGCGATAAAATGAATATGTACGTTTCGGCGCGAGAATTAGGGCGCTGGGGTTATTTTCATCTCCAAGGAGGGAATGTGCTTGGGGGACAAGTCGTTTCTCCGAAAATTATCGAAATGGCAACCTCTTTTCAAAGTCCTGTCTTGAATGATATCGATTTACCGCAAAATGGGTTTCTGTGGTTTGTTAAGGAACATTCCGCTAAACGTCATGAAATAGGGGAGATGATTCCCGCGGAGTCGTATCAAATTCTAGGATACTCGGGCGTAACATTACTTGTTATTCCTAAATACGAGACTGTCGTTGTTCGGATGTTCAATGGCTGGGGTTCCCCTTCAGGGTTTGATTACCTTGCCAATGTTAGAGAATTTGGTGACGGTGTAATGCGCTGCCTAAAGTGA
- a CDS encoding DUF5704 domain-containing protein — protein MIHKIICCLLAICIMVTLLPSNPVHTASGGQTALSTHEKGNMRYIVGMVYYDMWRHADGKTWQHGKAPNVGEGVSITPNEYHFSFSNRKVKKVNVYPFYDPNRNLDYFFDSRPWDKENWINYRAAISGDAPTIVKQPPRGIGTSNISIQITVNGILNASKPQDKTDEECAKLGGCAANVLHNRIYFPVVFEIELAGTFTVKHFKQTGESLNHIFPNKTIEMIHGRTYPQNEPPTHRDYTYVGFKKSTTANDPTGSIISGRPWRTNYDVKQLDTYTLHLYYKDNIGNPGGGGNQPNPDPGTGFCSEPSAGRTLTGQALDPLATATIQADDASNAPHSFNVTQGIPTSEHLYGQALGRNYLFTNQFVHMKGVCTYEVPVQKTYTLHWTETETITGPNGQSRQISKPQQATETVSETITINRNYDFWKIDRLEVYELQRAQLKNYALPSGELTLSPAGYTPPDHTAVQQAGIVESPRPRALTLPSESVRGGSSKPSIPSPASEFRAAAEASIGKVNVQNDELTFLGQTIMNGGTHAESAPTPGSIPMPTPIGPRVLYQDSLLIASSNTNREHTPSYGHMYYDLMSSSINGGANKEFPIYGINPVTVHTPVVIYASISDDRAHNQKTRPNPIRSALILDRPFQVSMPTSGPHAHFSGYGNRDYAKYTSLKQVYFPFDVYTASGTFVPKGTWHNIAVNERYTSFRMPVWVDEGDYTVLFRSFAENAPYNGFSTQRKANTDLQHHVAVDMVDVEVIGRVFDFRITDVMDLKWEQVFRKAPGSKEHTGAYYWVGEYGIDGQPRGNQPPYELPIRRGSHAHSGYKNVTVKQGYAFKFDLKTTGNMFAHKDGIRVTPTFYFVDKKGQQRQEVDLYYHTNERYFNRIGSTSDTIKRKVVLDARLRNVPQQTLRDTAAAYYDLFSRQLPLNRDAYIQAALKQAQRDTEVGRYSQQFLPERLRTYIGPTDVPNGVNRARAFGAVQQWYSEFNLPSKIFIVPKGFDLSRQFRFNDSAPFFLRDGYLIINFNIETVRNGDMLHPHLQYIHAPLTNQWKREGFTYHITDPYGVTFALRDGDVMFYHADQFSVDDFSVRGTH, from the coding sequence ATGATCCATAAAATCATTTGCTGTCTTCTGGCTATTTGCATCATGGTCACCCTGCTTCCTTCTAATCCTGTACATACAGCTTCAGGAGGTCAAACAGCACTTAGCACTCACGAGAAAGGAAACATGCGATACATCGTTGGGATGGTCTATTATGATATGTGGCGCCACGCTGACGGAAAGACATGGCAACATGGCAAAGCACCTAATGTAGGTGAAGGGGTATCCATCACACCAAATGAATATCATTTTTCTTTTTCCAATCGTAAAGTAAAAAAAGTAAATGTGTACCCTTTTTATGATCCTAATCGCAATTTGGATTACTTTTTTGACTCAAGGCCATGGGATAAAGAGAACTGGATAAACTACAGAGCTGCCATCTCGGGAGATGCTCCTACGATTGTTAAGCAGCCACCAAGAGGAATAGGAACGTCAAATATATCTATTCAAATAACTGTGAATGGTATTCTAAACGCAAGCAAACCACAAGATAAAACTGACGAAGAATGTGCAAAACTCGGCGGTTGCGCGGCTAACGTGCTGCACAACCGCATCTACTTCCCTGTCGTGTTCGAAATCGAGCTGGCTGGCACCTTTACCGTCAAACATTTTAAGCAAACTGGCGAATCACTAAATCATATTTTTCCGAACAAAACGATCGAAATGATACACGGCCGCACTTACCCGCAAAATGAACCGCCCACACACCGAGACTACACCTACGTCGGCTTTAAAAAATCAACCACCGCCAACGATCCTACGGGTTCCATCATTTCAGGACGGCCGTGGCGAACGAACTATGATGTCAAGCAGCTCGATACGTATACGCTCCACCTCTATTATAAAGATAACATCGGCAATCCGGGTGGTGGTGGCAACCAGCCCAATCCTGATCCCGGAACCGGATTTTGTTCCGAGCCTTCAGCCGGAAGAACGCTGACCGGACAAGCGCTTGATCCGCTGGCCACCGCCACCATTCAAGCAGATGATGCCAGCAATGCGCCGCATTCTTTTAACGTGACACAAGGGATTCCCACATCCGAGCATCTTTACGGTCAAGCGCTCGGGCGTAACTATTTGTTTACGAATCAGTTCGTACATATGAAAGGCGTTTGTACATACGAAGTTCCCGTGCAAAAAACATACACGCTCCATTGGACCGAAACCGAAACCATAACCGGACCTAACGGTCAGTCTAGGCAAATCAGCAAACCACAACAGGCCACCGAAACGGTGTCTGAAACGATTACCATCAACCGAAACTACGACTTCTGGAAAATAGATCGATTAGAAGTGTACGAGCTACAGCGCGCCCAGCTCAAAAATTATGCGCTGCCGAGCGGAGAACTCACCTTATCTCCTGCTGGTTATACACCACCCGATCACACCGCCGTACAACAAGCCGGAATTGTGGAATCTCCACGACCGCGAGCGTTGACCTTGCCAAGTGAATCGGTGCGTGGCGGCTCTAGTAAGCCAAGTATACCTTCGCCTGCGAGTGAGTTTCGCGCAGCTGCGGAAGCTTCCATCGGAAAAGTAAACGTCCAAAACGACGAACTTACCTTTCTGGGGCAGACGATTATGAACGGAGGCACGCATGCGGAGTCTGCGCCTACACCCGGTTCGATTCCGATGCCGACACCGATCGGTCCGCGTGTGCTATACCAAGACAGCTTGCTCATTGCATCAAGCAACACGAATCGCGAACATACACCTAGTTACGGCCACATGTACTACGACCTCATGAGCAGTAGCATCAATGGCGGTGCGAATAAGGAATTTCCGATTTACGGCATCAATCCTGTAACCGTACATACACCTGTTGTCATCTACGCTTCCATATCCGATGATCGAGCCCATAATCAAAAGACGCGGCCAAATCCAATCCGCTCCGCTCTTATTCTAGATCGTCCTTTCCAAGTGTCGATGCCTACTTCTGGCCCACACGCCCACTTTTCTGGTTACGGCAACCGCGATTATGCCAAGTATACGAGTCTCAAGCAAGTGTATTTTCCGTTCGATGTGTATACCGCAAGCGGAACATTTGTCCCTAAAGGCACGTGGCACAATATTGCGGTAAACGAACGATACACTTCTTTTCGAATGCCCGTTTGGGTCGATGAAGGGGATTACACCGTGCTATTCCGCTCCTTTGCCGAAAACGCACCGTACAACGGGTTTTCAACACAGCGCAAGGCCAATACGGACTTGCAGCACCATGTCGCTGTTGATATGGTCGACGTGGAAGTGATCGGCCGCGTATTTGATTTTCGCATTACAGATGTGATGGATCTCAAATGGGAGCAAGTATTTCGCAAAGCTCCTGGCAGCAAAGAACATACGGGAGCCTATTATTGGGTTGGGGAGTACGGCATTGACGGGCAACCAAGAGGCAACCAGCCTCCTTACGAGCTTCCGATTCGTCGTGGTAGCCATGCCCATTCGGGGTACAAAAATGTGACCGTCAAACAAGGCTATGCGTTTAAGTTTGACCTCAAAACGACGGGCAATATGTTCGCCCATAAAGATGGCATCCGTGTGACACCGACTTTTTATTTTGTCGATAAGAAAGGCCAGCAACGGCAAGAAGTCGATTTGTACTATCATACGAACGAGCGCTACTTTAATCGTATCGGCTCCACATCCGATACGATTAAACGAAAAGTCGTGCTTGACGCCCGCTTGCGCAACGTCCCACAGCAAACGCTGCGCGACACCGCAGCGGCGTACTACGATCTATTCAGCAGACAACTCCCGCTGAATCGGGATGCCTACATTCAAGCCGCGCTGAAGCAGGCCCAGCGCGACACCGAAGTCGGCCGTTACAGTCAGCAATTTCTGCCCGAACGACTGCGAACGTATATCGGCCCAACCGATGTGCCGAACGGCGTAAACCGCGCACGAGCGTTTGGAGCGGTTCAGCAATGGTACAGTGAATTCAATCTGCCGAGCAAAATCTTTATCGTGCCCAAAGGGTTCGATTTAAGTCGGCAATTCCGCTTCAATGATTCCGCCCCTTTCTTTTTGCGCGACGGTTATCTCATTATCAACTTTAATATCGAAACCGTCCGTAACGGGGACATGCTCCATCCGCACTTACAGTACATCCATGCCCCGCTGACCAATCAGTGGAAACGCGAAGGCTTTACCTATCACATCACAGACCCTTATGGCGTAACGTTTGCCCTGCGCGACGGCGATGTGATGTTCTACCATGCTGACCAATTCTCTGTCGACGATTTTAGCGTAAGAGGAACGCACTAA
- a CDS encoding Cas10/Cmr2 second palm domain-containing protein yields the protein MAAYVFIDVSHKQEYIFKHNKLKDNLYNSFVIKVVSEVDDIADLDTSEYIKATLKGHLNENFKGSHDVKYSGGGNSIIRFETEEAAKSFVKNYSTKVLKDYPDLELYMSIVDDSEITATEKGDKEIRRKLHQKADELKDKRQVKFRRWTYGVEKIDETGQAELSGAVKREHKLSKRYLYHKFEEKTQGTSIKVTQELQDYKSTEEGKSYIGVIVIDGNKMGDMVNQISSFEELGQFSQCIGELYESAVIDVLKAFQQEGTSLLITPIVMAGDDICLIVQSDHAIEIAGTIVTRIQELSRDEKYRAALGRFMDGMQEMTACAGVAIARYNHPFFETVKTAEMLCKRAKEEIYQVKTDDNGVANASFIHWNVIQGQVLSAQTYEDGVRHGNDVERFHMKPLRIDQTEAVENGIYSYESFVHAVKEIQQAQVNQELSSSVLEGIKNVIYSGKESYELYFDKNQTEACHKVTQIMHEAFNCNRYGAMQEEQGKSLIYTYLLNDVIDALPYLNQKREAAKR from the coding sequence ATGGCTGCCTATGTATTCATAGATGTATCGCATAAGCAAGAATATATTTTTAAACATAATAAGTTGAAAGACAATTTGTACAATTCATTTGTGATTAAAGTAGTCAGCGAGGTTGATGATATTGCTGATCTTGATACCTCTGAATATATAAAAGCTACTTTAAAGGGACATTTAAATGAAAATTTCAAAGGCAGTCACGATGTTAAATATTCTGGTGGAGGCAACAGTATTATACGGTTTGAAACAGAGGAAGCTGCCAAAAGTTTTGTGAAGAATTACTCAACAAAAGTGTTGAAGGACTATCCTGACTTGGAGCTGTATATGAGTATCGTGGATGATTCTGAAATCACTGCGACCGAAAAAGGAGACAAGGAAATTCGCAGGAAGCTGCATCAAAAGGCGGATGAGCTGAAAGATAAGCGTCAGGTTAAATTTAGACGCTGGACGTATGGTGTGGAGAAGATTGATGAGACGGGACAAGCTGAGCTTAGCGGTGCTGTAAAGCGTGAACATAAGCTGTCTAAGAGGTATTTATACCACAAGTTTGAAGAGAAGACACAGGGCACGTCAATTAAGGTGACACAAGAATTACAAGATTACAAGAGCACCGAGGAAGGTAAAAGCTATATCGGGGTTATCGTGATTGACGGCAATAAAATGGGAGATATGGTAAACCAAATATCTTCTTTTGAAGAACTGGGGCAATTCAGTCAGTGCATTGGTGAGTTGTATGAATCGGCAGTCATTGATGTGCTAAAAGCATTTCAACAAGAAGGTACATCATTATTAATCACGCCAATCGTGATGGCTGGAGATGATATTTGCTTAATTGTGCAGTCCGATCATGCCATTGAAATAGCGGGAACCATTGTAACACGTATTCAGGAGTTGTCCCGTGATGAAAAGTATAGAGCTGCTTTAGGGAGATTCATGGACGGTATGCAAGAGATGACAGCTTGTGCGGGAGTTGCGATTGCCAGATACAATCACCCGTTTTTTGAGACGGTAAAAACGGCCGAAATGCTGTGCAAGCGAGCCAAAGAAGAGATTTATCAAGTGAAGACGGACGATAACGGTGTCGCCAATGCTTCCTTTATTCATTGGAACGTTATTCAAGGTCAAGTACTTTCGGCACAAACCTATGAAGACGGTGTGAGGCATGGTAACGACGTAGAGCGGTTTCATATGAAGCCGTTGCGGATTGATCAGACAGAAGCCGTAGAGAACGGTATTTACAGCTATGAATCGTTTGTACACGCAGTGAAAGAGATACAGCAAGCGCAGGTGAATCAAGAATTAAGCAGCTCTGTGCTGGAAGGGATAAAAAACGTGATTTACTCTGGCAAGGAATCGTACGAACTGTATTTTGACAAAAATCAAACCGAAGCATGCCATAAGGTTACGCAAATCATGCATGAGGCGTTCAATTGCAATCGTTATGGTGCAATGCAAGAGGAGCAAGGGAAATCTCTGATATATACCTATTTGCTGAATGATGTGATAGATGCACTACCTTATTTGAACCAGAAGCGGGAGGCTGCCAAGCGATGA
- a CDS encoding helix-turn-helix domain-containing protein: MGTDTAILSTLGQLIQQYRRDQGVTFQQLSDRTGVKQESIVNIENGISKRPDYFTIQSLATALNIPLIEIVERFLLIEQRSEELLHMLKESASMKNASITTNIAFHFLASQDEDSFTLLHKLYDTVQQLICDAPTKLFLYDIIINFGRSHGIQSCTAKGALQKYFVERNDFSKLQETFYSGKYVLHYVPYLSNEERISLYYKLGVHAYNLRKFDECIELCEKVIIEDEVDSNFKAYSTLAICSSYYYQEKYDLAEVYLGILSSFDSSIVDENILLMTGLLNSKKGEVDLAIKQLQQSFQTAAIKINVVTELFDLYLFKNNFEAIEDLLKMEFQFTESNMMNPYLYSEYAHYYLKKGGYLSRVGQCDEAVDSLVKSIAMFGKINGLEGVYECMELMFHALNNNSNSKAEMQEKVTRLFMDLKLVNVKENPK; the protein is encoded by the coding sequence GTGGGAACTGATACAGCAATCCTGTCCACGCTCGGTCAGCTTATTCAGCAATATCGGCGCGACCAAGGCGTAACTTTTCAACAACTGTCTGATCGCACAGGAGTGAAGCAAGAGTCCATCGTAAATATAGAGAACGGCATATCGAAAAGGCCAGACTATTTTACAATTCAGTCTCTAGCAACTGCGCTAAACATACCTTTAATCGAGATAGTAGAGCGCTTTCTTCTTATTGAACAGCGTTCAGAAGAACTTTTACATATGCTTAAAGAATCCGCATCTATGAAAAATGCCTCTATCACAACTAACATTGCCTTTCATTTTTTGGCTTCACAAGACGAGGATAGCTTTACGTTACTGCACAAACTGTATGATACGGTACAGCAGCTCATTTGTGACGCTCCAACCAAACTATTTTTATACGATATCATTATTAATTTTGGACGAAGCCACGGTATTCAGTCATGTACAGCAAAAGGAGCGCTACAAAAATATTTTGTGGAGCGGAACGATTTTAGTAAGCTGCAAGAAACGTTCTATTCAGGAAAGTACGTGCTGCACTACGTCCCTTATTTAAGTAATGAGGAGCGTATTTCGCTCTATTACAAATTAGGTGTGCACGCCTACAATTTGCGCAAGTTTGATGAGTGTATTGAATTGTGCGAGAAAGTGATTATTGAAGATGAAGTGGATAGTAACTTTAAGGCGTACTCTACGCTAGCTATTTGTTCTTCCTATTACTATCAGGAAAAATACGACCTAGCTGAGGTCTATCTTGGCATTCTGAGTTCATTTGATAGTTCAATTGTGGACGAGAATATCTTGCTGATGACAGGCTTGCTTAACAGTAAGAAGGGTGAGGTCGATCTCGCGATCAAGCAGCTTCAGCAAAGCTTTCAGACAGCCGCCATCAAAATTAATGTTGTTACGGAGCTGTTTGATTTGTATTTGTTCAAGAACAACTTTGAGGCGATCGAGGATTTGTTGAAGATGGAGTTTCAATTTACAGAGTCGAATATGATGAATCCGTATCTTTACTCCGAGTATGCACACTACTATTTGAAGAAGGGAGGATATTTAAGTAGAGTAGGCCAATGCGATGAGGCTGTTGATTCTCTCGTAAAAAGTATCGCCATGTTCGGCAAAATTAATGGTCTTGAAGGTGTGTACGAGTGCATGGAGCTTATGTTTCATGCTTTGAACAATAACTCGAATTCAAAGGCAGAAATGCAGGAGAAAGTGACAAGACTCTTTATGGATTTGAAACTGGTGAATGTAAAGGAGAATCCAAAATGA
- a CDS encoding copper amine oxidase N-terminal domain-containing protein, translating to MKKGMLTLLAAVVAGGTLLGFAESTNAAKAVKAVKADSKKKQVISSTSVEVLLHTRKMKFPDARPYKDENDRVLVPLRFVSEALGAKVNWDPKTDTATITKNELKVEMTVGKLSGLVNGQEKTFDTPMVKKQQRTYVPLRVVSEAFGEKVEWDNVSQWVWIGKKEFKTLEELGYKPQSIEPFKKYFKKEKFLLNRENDQGQVIGQFKKVMIIEPETLPFQFREHTVIMDMGLMGADKDKKSGQRISMRTNSRGDIGVNIFHLMDDGVPRFRNSISVEKHADKVTSTYRYKIRSSSDELLNIQNPHYWDLGDVKYIGFYDYSKEYMILMKNSWRES from the coding sequence ATGAAAAAGGGTATGTTGACGTTGCTGGCAGCTGTTGTGGCAGGCGGTACGCTGCTAGGATTTGCGGAATCTACGAATGCCGCGAAGGCGGTGAAGGCAGTGAAGGCGGATAGTAAAAAGAAGCAGGTGATCTCCTCTACGTCTGTCGAGGTGCTGTTACATACGCGTAAGATGAAGTTTCCCGATGCGAGGCCGTACAAAGATGAAAACGATCGCGTGCTCGTTCCGCTGCGCTTTGTGTCTGAAGCTCTGGGGGCGAAGGTGAACTGGGACCCAAAGACAGACACAGCTACGATTACGAAAAATGAGTTGAAGGTTGAAATGACGGTCGGCAAGTTGAGCGGATTGGTGAACGGGCAAGAAAAGACATTTGATACGCCAATGGTAAAAAAACAGCAGCGTACGTATGTGCCGCTTCGTGTTGTGAGTGAGGCGTTTGGGGAGAAGGTCGAGTGGGATAATGTATCCCAGTGGGTTTGGATTGGTAAAAAGGAGTTTAAGACGTTGGAGGAGCTGGGGTACAAGCCGCAAAGTATCGAGCCGTTTAAGAAGTATTTTAAGAAGGAAAAGTTTTTGTTAAATCGCGAAAACGATCAAGGTCAAGTCATTGGACAATTTAAAAAGGTAATGATTATTGAGCCCGAGACATTGCCATTCCAGTTTAGAGAGCATACTGTCATTATGGATATGGGGTTAATGGGTGCAGACAAAGACAAAAAATCAGGCCAACGTATTTCTATGCGTACTAATAGCAGAGGTGATATTGGGGTTAACATTTTTCACCTCATGGATGATGGTGTTCCACGTTTCAGGAATAGTATATCAGTAGAGAAGCACGCAGATAAAGTAACTTCAACTTATCGGTATAAAATTCGTTCTTCCAGTGATGAGCTATTAAACATCCAAAACCCGCATTATTGGGATTTAGGGGATGTGAAGTACATAGGCTTTTATGACTATTCCAAAGAATATATGATCTTAATGAAAAATAGTTGGAGGGAGAGTTGA